Proteins encoded in a region of the Stieleria neptunia genome:
- a CDS encoding RHS repeat domain-containing protein yields the protein MAFRYHGTQQYSVTALTDSSGTIRERYAYDAYGGVSIFDGSGTARTTTAEGNRYTCTGREYDDVLDLYHYRARMYDSIVGRFCSKDPNGFIDGLNLFCAYFVPGGADPSGGTVVAPEPVTPAPASTPSTPSPAPSPRPGPTSTPTGPRGGVGPAAGPTVLIPLMAIGNHAAASQLGRARLDELVMDGKICQELHNTVLLRIEARNARGPVPGPMQRAEIWQILQDAITESGQPPGCANSRACYWHYSGDDLSGRYLARGSHVTNRIYRSGIAAEVATGRSPVNFRCFVCGPKDTNPNAPMLIRHPDTPGGAEDLEVNVPLFKALNCTAMCPK from the coding sequence TTGGCGTTTCGCTATCACGGCACCCAACAGTACAGCGTCACCGCGCTGACCGATTCAAGTGGCACGATTAGGGAACGCTACGCCTACGACGCGTATGGCGGAGTGTCGATCTTCGATGGCAGTGGTACGGCGCGGACGACGACTGCCGAAGGCAACCGCTATACCTGCACCGGGCGTGAGTACGACGATGTTCTCGATCTGTACCATTATCGCGCCCGCATGTACGACTCGATCGTCGGCCGCTTCTGCTCTAAAGATCCAAACGGCTTTATAGACGGATTGAATCTTTTCTGTGCGTATTTCGTTCCCGGAGGAGCAGACCCGTCTGGTGGTACAGTTGTAGCACCGGAGCCTGTCACGCCTGCACCAGCTTCAACGCCGTCAACTCCTTCGCCGGCACCTTCTCCTCGCCCCGGTCCCACCAGCACACCAACGGGGCCAAGGGGAGGTGTTGGTCCGGCTGCTGGACCAACTGTATTAATCCCATTAATGGCGATTGGGAATCACGCGGCTGCTTCTCAACTTGGACGTGCCAGATTGGACGAACTTGTGATGGACGGCAAAATCTGCCAAGAGCTTCATAATACTGTTCTTCTGCGTATTGAGGCGAGAAATGCAAGGGGGCCGGTACCAGGCCCGATGCAGAGGGCCGAAATTTGGCAAATTCTTCAAGATGCCATTACTGAATCGGGTCAACCTCCAGGTTGCGCGAATTCGCGTGCGTGCTACTGGCACTACTCTGGTGATGATCTGTCGGGAAGGTATCTTGCACGTGGCAGTCACGTGACCAACCGAATTTACCGAAGCGGTATTGCGGCGGAAGTCGCTACGGGACGATCCCCTGTAAACTTCCGGTGCTTTGTCTGCGGACCGAAGGACACAAACCCGAATGCACCAATGTTGATCAGGCATCCAGACACTCCTGGTGGCGCAGAAGACTTGGAAGTAAACGTACCTTTGTTTAAGGCACTTAATTGCACCGCCATGTGTCCCAAGTAA
- a CDS encoding tyrosine-type recombinase/integrase, with product MSIVPAPTVLLSRYFSHLKMNNWSATTISRRDYVLNKFIIWSSERGIESVTEITPESLAAYRRWLYHYRNERTGKSLKFCTQASYLSTVGHWLAWLTEQGWIDSDPSTGIELPKEEQRLPSSHLTIDEIETLLSSVDLTTPTGLRDRAMMELFYATGMRRAELIALKLDDINHESGLAMIRQGKGRKDRVVPTGKRALGWLMKYLHDGRPALLDEDTDVIFLTSRGNAFHPVTLSQLVRSYLTAAGITKPGSCHMLRHTTATLMLEGGADLRSIQTLLGHEQLNTTQIYTHVSIKRLREVHDKTHPGAKDRPPQSDPNKPGDKPTE from the coding sequence ATGTCAATCGTTCCCGCTCCCACAGTCTTACTGTCTCGCTACTTCAGCCACCTCAAGATGAACAACTGGTCGGCCACGACCATCTCGCGCCGCGACTACGTCTTGAACAAGTTCATCATCTGGTCGTCCGAACGCGGCATCGAGTCCGTCACCGAGATCACGCCTGAGTCACTCGCAGCCTATCGCCGTTGGCTCTATCACTACCGCAATGAACGCACCGGCAAGTCGCTCAAGTTCTGTACTCAAGCTTCCTACCTCTCAACGGTTGGTCACTGGCTCGCATGGCTGACCGAACAAGGCTGGATCGACAGCGATCCATCAACCGGCATCGAACTCCCCAAGGAAGAACAGCGTCTTCCATCATCGCACCTGACGATCGACGAAATCGAAACGCTACTCAGTTCAGTGGATCTCACAACACCAACCGGTCTTCGCGACCGCGCGATGATGGAACTCTTTTATGCCACCGGGATGCGACGCGCCGAGTTGATCGCGCTGAAACTCGACGACATCAACCACGAGTCTGGCCTTGCGATGATCCGTCAAGGCAAAGGCCGCAAGGATCGAGTCGTGCCGACCGGAAAGCGAGCCCTTGGATGGCTGATGAAATACCTTCACGATGGTCGCCCCGCACTGCTCGACGAAGACACTGACGTGATCTTCTTGACGTCCCGCGGCAACGCCTTCCATCCGGTCACACTCAGCCAACTCGTCAGAAGCTACTTGACTGCTGCTGGCATCACGAAGCCCGGCAGTTGCCACATGCTCCGCCATACCACGGCGACGTTGATGCTCGAAGGCGGCGCGGACCTGCGCTCGATCCAAACGTTACTCGGTCACGAGCAACTCAACACGACGCAGATCTACACCCACGTCTCGATCAAACGCCTCCGCGAAGTCCACGACAAAACCCATCCGGGAGCCAAGGACCGTCCGCCGCAATCTGATCCCAACAAGCCCGGCGACAAACCCACCGAGTAG
- a CDS encoding type IV secretory system conjugative DNA transfer family protein, with product MRENVESKLFLGVTGGKVVTGQRMPDGRVPRWVQGGVPQGVADDRHHFLLAGSRGGKGRAFLVNNLIALPSMTSSLTIDPKGDLAATTARYRAEALGQEVAVTDMFDCSGSKTRKFRKGLNVIDGLCRADRKTFTADAMLIADALVVESESIENPHWDECTKEAISGLCAHIATHSNYSDGQRNLVTVWELAAAACEPDPNDAHAFALENEMLANDAAGGYVRAVARAFYSRTGDEFASVASNMRRHLSFIGIEAMQDALRGPCVDPAKIKNGSLAWYVSIPTMRDHALKGFKRLCVQTCLAACEKEQQQFGNQAVFFLDEFHALGRMKCIETAIAQFAGLGVKLVIVLQDLSQIQRIYPKSWQTFLGNAGTLQTFAGNDEATLSYLSKRVGEAVTVSHSSNQPSRDQVLESANSGMSWALGNKPLLTPTELEFYFARDDAKLRQLVLRPGYRPMVLQRCFYDKSEYFAGRFDRRDT from the coding sequence GTGCGTGAAAACGTTGAATCAAAACTGTTTCTGGGCGTCACGGGTGGCAAAGTGGTCACCGGGCAACGGATGCCAGACGGCAGGGTGCCGCGTTGGGTTCAGGGCGGGGTTCCTCAGGGAGTGGCTGACGACCGTCATCATTTTTTGCTAGCAGGATCGCGTGGGGGGAAGGGCCGAGCGTTTCTTGTGAACAATCTAATTGCATTACCGAGCATGACGTCCTCGCTAACGATTGATCCGAAGGGCGATTTGGCTGCAACGACTGCAAGGTATCGCGCAGAAGCATTGGGACAAGAAGTTGCAGTCACTGACATGTTCGACTGCTCGGGTTCAAAGACACGAAAGTTCCGTAAGGGGCTGAATGTCATTGACGGGCTTTGCCGTGCCGATCGGAAGACGTTTACGGCGGACGCGATGCTGATCGCGGATGCTTTGGTGGTCGAGAGTGAATCTATTGAAAATCCCCACTGGGATGAATGTACGAAAGAGGCGATCAGCGGTCTTTGTGCCCATATCGCAACACATTCCAACTACTCCGATGGGCAGCGAAATTTGGTCACCGTCTGGGAGCTTGCTGCTGCGGCTTGTGAGCCAGATCCGAATGATGCTCACGCATTTGCTCTTGAGAATGAAATGCTTGCCAACGACGCGGCAGGCGGATACGTGAGAGCAGTTGCACGGGCCTTTTATTCTCGAACCGGCGACGAATTCGCAAGCGTCGCTTCCAACATGCGGCGTCACCTCAGTTTCATCGGCATCGAAGCGATGCAGGATGCACTGCGTGGTCCCTGTGTCGATCCGGCAAAGATCAAGAACGGCAGTCTTGCCTGGTATGTGTCGATTCCCACGATGCGAGACCATGCGTTGAAGGGATTTAAACGTCTGTGTGTTCAAACGTGTTTGGCGGCCTGCGAGAAGGAACAGCAACAATTCGGCAATCAGGCTGTCTTTTTTCTCGATGAATTCCATGCGTTAGGGCGGATGAAGTGCATCGAAACGGCAATCGCGCAGTTTGCCGGGCTCGGTGTCAAACTCGTCATCGTTCTTCAGGATCTTTCCCAGATCCAACGCATTTACCCGAAGTCTTGGCAGACCTTCTTGGGCAATGCGGGGACGTTGCAGACGTTCGCCGGGAACGACGAAGCAACTTTGTCATACCTCAGCAAGCGGGTTGGCGAGGCGGTGACGGTGTCTCACTCCAGTAACCAGCCCAGCCGTGACCAGGTGCTTGAAAGTGCTAATTCCGGGATGTCCTGGGCGTTGGGAAACAAGCCATTGTTGACGCCGACTGAACTCGAATTCTATTTCGCCCGAGACGACGCCAAATTGCGTCAATTGGTTCTGCGACCAGGCTATCGCCCGATGGTCTTGCAGCGATGCTTCTATGACAAGAGCGAGTACTTTGCGGGACGATTCGACCGGAGGGATACGTGA
- the tnpA gene encoding IS66 family insertion sequence element accessory protein TnpA has product MARLPDPQLARQWRERLDRFEHSELTVAKFCEVEGYSAASFYQWRRKLRDEKSPGDPAFIPVQFDASELSCAARRGFEIDLPGGATVKVPPDATTVERRELIADIVQATAVEVTL; this is encoded by the coding sequence ATGGCACGATTGCCCGACCCACAGCTCGCCCGGCAATGGCGAGAGCGACTCGATCGATTTGAGCACTCTGAATTGACTGTCGCAAAATTCTGCGAAGTCGAAGGATACTCGGCGGCCTCCTTCTATCAGTGGCGGCGAAAGCTCCGCGACGAAAAGTCTCCCGGTGACCCGGCATTCATCCCCGTACAGTTCGATGCCAGCGAGCTTTCATGCGCAGCCCGGCGAGGCTTCGAAATCGACTTGCCCGGTGGGGCGACCGTCAAAGTGCCGCCGGATGCGACCACCGTCGAGAGACGCGAGCTGATCGCCGATATCGTCCAAGCGACTGCGGTCGAGGTAACGCTGTGA
- a CDS encoding ArnT family glycosyltransferase has translation MGTTLDKRELLTVLLIAAFSLLIRLGALSFVDSPQLIGDEVDHFSGAVEFASGKVVTVVPKRPPLYIWISGIVVLVAGEDPNHVRLFQVFVDYTTTIGVYVLARVVYLDLLYSKRIAAIAMLLYAIHPEFIAFSHYLWTETVFLWFLLAGFLLLMRFSARPTVTNAIATGAIWGLSALLKPYQIYMLPLMVAASVVCSPRTEIRRAWRLSLVVLATSWITVLPCCTKNDQGWVVISKQGKRAIQEGTNVYPPTQVDFAYVRALPQSAKSSLGRKDGLLQFALDNPRLIGSRTLLKTGDFLAPNTFLIRHLYMGYYGRPKGMSKSVRLLVVSIAMVSISGLLCLGVLGAVRSMPASKPDRWRSNQGRFLLLSVSYFVLTLLMIIVAVSVSRYRLPVMLACVVFASRSIVGPANESDTKSRSCRKYVVILCLACIVAAWVFRAGTILDAAW, from the coding sequence ATGGGCACGACGCTCGACAAACGAGAATTGCTGACGGTTCTCCTTATCGCCGCTTTTTCATTACTAATCCGGTTGGGGGCCCTAAGCTTTGTTGACTCACCTCAACTAATAGGAGACGAAGTCGACCATTTTTCGGGAGCGGTAGAATTTGCTTCTGGTAAGGTAGTTACCGTTGTCCCGAAACGTCCGCCGCTCTACATCTGGATCTCCGGAATAGTAGTTTTAGTGGCTGGTGAGGATCCAAATCATGTTCGACTGTTTCAGGTCTTCGTCGACTACACCACCACAATTGGCGTCTACGTTCTCGCCCGGGTTGTGTATTTGGATTTACTGTACTCAAAGCGAATAGCAGCAATCGCAATGCTTCTGTACGCGATTCATCCCGAATTCATCGCCTTCAGCCACTATCTCTGGACCGAGACCGTTTTCCTGTGGTTCTTGCTTGCGGGATTTCTTCTTTTAATGCGGTTCTCGGCGCGTCCAACCGTCACAAACGCCATCGCAACCGGTGCCATTTGGGGCCTTTCGGCGTTATTGAAACCTTACCAAATCTACATGCTTCCATTAATGGTGGCGGCTTCAGTCGTCTGTTCGCCACGCACTGAAATTCGACGAGCATGGAGACTCTCTCTCGTCGTACTTGCAACTAGCTGGATCACCGTGCTGCCATGCTGTACAAAAAACGACCAAGGTTGGGTGGTGATTAGCAAGCAGGGTAAGCGGGCAATTCAGGAGGGTACGAACGTGTACCCTCCGACGCAGGTTGACTTTGCCTACGTTCGGGCATTGCCACAGTCTGCAAAAAGTTCTCTCGGCAGGAAGGATGGGCTGCTGCAATTCGCGTTGGACAATCCCCGATTGATTGGGAGCCGAACACTCCTGAAGACTGGCGATTTTCTCGCGCCAAACACATTTTTGATTCGGCATCTGTACATGGGATACTATGGACGCCCCAAGGGGATGTCTAAGTCAGTTCGGCTGCTAGTTGTTTCGATTGCAATGGTTTCGATTTCAGGGCTACTTTGCCTGGGTGTTCTTGGGGCGGTTCGGTCGATGCCGGCTTCGAAACCAGATCGATGGAGAAGTAATCAGGGGCGGTTTCTACTGCTTTCCGTCAGCTATTTCGTGTTGACCCTGTTGATGATAATTGTGGCTGTTTCCGTGAGCCGATATCGATTACCGGTGATGTTGGCGTGCGTCGTTTTCGCATCAAGAAGCATCGTTGGGCCGGCGAACGAAAGCGATACCAAGAGCCGATCCTGTCGCAAGTATGTTGTTATTCTTTGCTTGGCCTGTATCGTGGCGGCATGGGTCTTTCGGGCGGGGACGATACTCGACGCCGCTTGGTAG
- a CDS encoding VWA domain-containing protein, with protein sequence MQMTVLSLINAVLMHWLWKIAMCFVEFRSVTDDFAVKSNALESATLTAEKATSETVRRLRALVEREENQKVLARRELRSKVKEVKDKREGLRLRNRGNDLLGSAAFLFLMAFATGCGVSGGADQGVGGGLAPQQPWFEEPVQYLVVDAQSQRHPSFSDKVNAALTYGLPGGSKLTIVEGSQHRLALTFVVPSGSPQARIRQPLFVKQYREVEAYFERHMEGESGGDDEYLEMYSVARILREIGDGELPFRILMIGSPIHHSDEYSAYSMVTGLYPSDGCITDDQAAPFNIRPAFPPKTQIAFLTDGSNWGSNERHIDRVARFQRLCFGQAGANVVRITSDPELAFSFAVPHFGAMPKLRYEQPAMLDSKAPVDLEKPEAPQKRTLPVRPGVEPPPPPGSVLHKIQEAGGSAAFLANRDIAIHLLYDGSGSMGTFIRRTNSTGQKVVETIPPMVRSFSIGASVYRSSGTDQFPLTRIDSDEAKSRFNAFLSSVQAKDGDGDIGLELDGAMNGLAKRGNATKQIVMVVADYVGLKEGFLSSIFGSEGSRSSVIASVRQWANAPGTDRTVVAYFPAGKAEDKQFFRDLGGVNASSRFTESPDALIDALVQCAVPAN encoded by the coding sequence GTGCAGATGACGGTGTTGTCGCTCATCAACGCCGTCCTCATGCACTGGCTGTGGAAAATCGCAATGTGCTTCGTGGAGTTCCGTTCGGTGACCGACGATTTTGCGGTAAAGTCCAATGCCCTTGAGTCGGCGACACTGACTGCGGAAAAAGCTACGTCCGAAACGGTGCGTCGACTTCGCGCACTTGTCGAACGCGAAGAAAATCAAAAGGTTCTTGCAAGAAGAGAACTGAGGTCCAAAGTCAAGGAGGTCAAGGACAAGCGAGAAGGGCTCCGCCTGCGCAATCGGGGTAACGACTTGTTGGGTAGCGCCGCGTTTCTGTTCTTGATGGCGTTTGCAACCGGCTGCGGCGTGAGTGGCGGTGCCGACCAAGGCGTGGGTGGCGGCCTCGCTCCCCAACAGCCTTGGTTCGAAGAACCGGTGCAGTATTTGGTTGTCGACGCACAAAGTCAGCGGCACCCAAGCTTTAGCGACAAGGTGAATGCGGCGCTGACCTACGGGTTGCCAGGTGGGTCGAAGCTGACGATTGTCGAAGGTTCGCAGCACCGACTTGCGTTGACGTTTGTGGTTCCTTCCGGATCACCCCAGGCTCGCATTCGGCAACCGCTATTTGTCAAACAATATCGCGAAGTGGAAGCCTACTTCGAACGGCATATGGAAGGCGAGAGCGGCGGGGACGATGAGTACCTTGAGATGTACTCTGTCGCGCGAATTCTCAGGGAGATCGGCGATGGTGAACTCCCATTCCGAATTTTAATGATCGGGAGCCCTATTCATCATAGCGATGAGTACTCGGCCTACTCGATGGTGACTGGTTTGTACCCATCTGACGGCTGCATTACGGACGATCAAGCGGCTCCGTTCAACATTCGGCCAGCGTTTCCACCAAAGACTCAAATTGCTTTCCTGACCGATGGTAGTAATTGGGGAAGCAACGAGCGGCACATCGATCGAGTTGCTCGATTTCAGCGATTGTGTTTCGGCCAAGCTGGCGCAAATGTGGTGCGAATCACGTCTGATCCTGAACTGGCGTTTTCCTTCGCGGTGCCGCATTTCGGGGCGATGCCGAAATTGCGGTACGAACAACCCGCGATGCTGGACAGTAAGGCGCCAGTCGACCTAGAGAAGCCGGAGGCGCCCCAGAAACGCACCTTGCCAGTTCGCCCTGGCGTAGAACCTCCTCCGCCGCCTGGCAGTGTTCTTCACAAAATACAGGAGGCCGGAGGTAGCGCCGCGTTTTTGGCGAATCGCGACATCGCAATCCACCTGTTGTACGACGGCAGTGGTTCCATGGGGACCTTCATTCGTCGAACGAATTCTACGGGACAGAAAGTGGTCGAGACGATTCCGCCAATGGTTCGATCGTTTTCAATTGGAGCATCGGTGTATCGGTCGTCTGGGACGGATCAGTTTCCTCTCACTCGCATCGATAGCGACGAAGCAAAGAGCCGCTTCAATGCATTCCTCTCGTCCGTCCAGGCTAAAGATGGCGATGGGGATATCGGCCTCGAACTTGATGGAGCGATGAATGGACTCGCGAAACGCGGCAATGCGACGAAACAGATCGTGATGGTCGTTGCCGATTACGTAGGTCTGAAAGAGGGGTTTTTAAGCAGCATCTTCGGGAGTGAAGGAAGTCGATCAAGCGTCATTGCGTCTGTTCGTCAGTGGGCCAACGCTCCCGGCACCGACAGAACTGTTGTTGCTTATTTTCCGGCCGGAAAGGCAGAAGACAAGCAATTCTTTCGCGATCTCGGCGGTGTCAACGCCTCGAGTCGCTTCACCGAGTCGCCCGATGCCCTGATCGACGCATTGGTGCAGTGTGCTGTCCCAGCTAACTAG
- the tnpC gene encoding IS66 family transposase, translated as MTEPENQDDLQSLRRFNDELVETVQSQQKTIAQLREELNLYRRKLFGQSSERHAEDDSQLHLFDLGESVNEGDDDEQDPPKSRKKRRRKKKSEKLPAHLRRKIIEADVSSKERMCSCCGEEMPIIGTDISERLDLIPAELFVWEIRRHKRACGKCRESIAQVPAGSEPGGPTTPVAGSDYGFGVYTQIITNKFADHLPLYRGEDIFARAGVMIPRNTQFGMLVNIAALVAPLIALMKSRIVSGRVLGVDDTSVRLQDPALPGKMRTARFWLYRGREDHPYNVFDFTESRGRDGPAGFLKDFHGHAVVDAYGVHEGVYLGKHDQIFAACCNCHARRKFVEAKPNDPVAAARALAMYRGLYDVEDRAKQCSADERLELRQLESAPLMNQLHDWLIEKSSDPRVLPKSSLGKAVRYSLNQWDELTVFLGDGAIPFDNNQTENELRSLTIGRQNWLFVGSNRGGEVAAAMYSLVSSAARHHLDAWAYVDDCLRKLAGGSTDYEALLPDVWRGRHPESIRVYRDAEQASRRLTTQQRRVRRREAKVA; from the coding sequence ATGACTGAGCCGGAGAATCAAGACGACTTGCAGAGCCTCCGGCGGTTCAATGATGAGTTGGTCGAAACGGTTCAGTCACAACAGAAGACGATCGCACAACTTCGCGAAGAACTGAACCTGTACCGTCGCAAACTGTTTGGTCAATCCTCCGAGCGGCATGCCGAAGACGATTCGCAGTTGCATCTGTTCGATCTCGGCGAGTCGGTCAATGAAGGCGATGATGACGAGCAGGATCCGCCGAAGTCTCGCAAGAAGCGACGCCGTAAGAAGAAGTCCGAAAAACTACCGGCTCACTTGAGACGCAAGATCATCGAGGCGGACGTCTCGTCCAAAGAGCGAATGTGTTCTTGCTGTGGCGAAGAGATGCCCATCATTGGCACGGACATCAGCGAGCGGCTCGATCTGATTCCGGCGGAACTCTTCGTTTGGGAAATCCGTCGTCATAAGCGTGCCTGTGGCAAGTGCAGAGAGTCGATCGCGCAGGTTCCCGCCGGCAGCGAGCCCGGTGGACCGACCACGCCGGTTGCCGGCAGTGATTATGGCTTTGGCGTTTACACGCAAATCATCACCAACAAGTTTGCCGACCATTTGCCACTGTATCGAGGTGAAGATATCTTCGCCCGCGCAGGCGTGATGATCCCGAGAAACACGCAGTTTGGGATGCTTGTGAACATCGCGGCACTCGTCGCACCGCTGATCGCCTTGATGAAATCGCGAATCGTTTCGGGCCGCGTACTGGGCGTCGATGACACGTCGGTGCGGCTGCAAGATCCTGCCTTGCCCGGCAAGATGCGAACGGCTCGCTTCTGGCTGTATCGTGGCCGCGAAGACCATCCGTACAACGTGTTCGACTTTACCGAGAGTCGTGGGCGCGACGGTCCGGCGGGATTCTTGAAGGATTTTCACGGCCACGCGGTGGTCGACGCCTATGGAGTTCACGAGGGAGTCTACCTGGGGAAACACGATCAGATCTTTGCCGCGTGTTGTAACTGTCACGCTCGGAGGAAGTTCGTCGAAGCAAAGCCGAACGATCCGGTGGCCGCTGCGCGTGCGCTTGCGATGTACCGAGGACTTTATGACGTCGAGGATCGCGCAAAGCAGTGTAGTGCCGACGAGCGTCTTGAGCTTCGCCAGCTTGAATCGGCCCCGTTGATGAACCAACTCCATGACTGGTTGATCGAGAAGAGCAGCGATCCGCGAGTGTTGCCCAAGAGTTCGCTTGGCAAGGCCGTCAGGTACTCGCTGAATCAGTGGGACGAGTTAACGGTGTTTCTAGGCGATGGAGCGATTCCGTTTGACAACAACCAAACAGAGAACGAGCTTCGGAGCCTGACGATCGGTCGTCAGAACTGGTTGTTCGTCGGCTCCAATCGCGGTGGCGAAGTAGCCGCTGCGATGTACAGCTTGGTATCATCGGCGGCGCGGCATCATCTCGATGCTTGGGCTTACGTGGACGATTGCCTTCGCAAGCTTGCCGGTGGCTCGACGGACTACGAAGCGTTGCTTCCGGATGTTTGGCGAGGCCGCCATCCCGAGAGCATTCGAGTGTATCGTGATGCCGAGCAGGCGTCGCGACGATTGACAACTCAGCAACGCCGCGTGCGTCGGCGCGAAGCCAAGGTGGCGTGA
- the tnpB gene encoding IS66 family insertion sequence element accessory protein TnpB (TnpB, as the term is used for proteins encoded by IS66 family insertion elements, is considered an accessory protein, since TnpC, encoded by a neighboring gene, is a DDE family transposase.) translates to MIAISPTTRIFVCTDATDMRKGFCGLSGLVKAHFQIDLFSGHLFVFFNRRRDYVKVLAWDKDGLSIWSKRLERGTFEKLTRSSDGDLEIDSAELIMMLRGVQIEGTQRRKRYSIDTAKVA, encoded by the coding sequence GTGATCGCAATCTCACCAACGACACGCATTTTCGTCTGCACCGACGCGACCGACATGCGAAAAGGATTCTGCGGTTTGTCGGGCCTCGTCAAAGCACACTTCCAGATCGACCTGTTCTCTGGTCACTTGTTTGTTTTCTTCAATCGCAGGCGTGACTACGTCAAGGTCTTGGCCTGGGACAAAGACGGTCTTTCTATCTGGTCGAAGCGACTCGAGCGTGGAACCTTTGAGAAGCTGACGCGAAGTTCCGACGGTGACTTGGAGATCGATTCGGCGGAACTAATCATGATGCTTCGCGGTGTGCAGATCGAAGGAACGCAGCGAAGGAAACGCTACTCGATTGACACAGCCAAAGTGGCGTAG
- a CDS encoding helix-turn-helix domain-containing protein, which yields MLLSIKEVANRLKISVSMTYSLVARGELPSYQIGSCRRVSEDDLMQFLEERRHEPVRLPDRRTKHF from the coding sequence ATGTTGCTTTCCATCAAGGAAGTCGCCAACCGACTAAAAATCAGCGTCAGCATGACGTATTCGCTCGTCGCGCGAGGCGAATTGCCTTCGTATCAAATCGGATCCTGCCGGAGAGTTTCCGAAGATGACTTGATGCAGTTCCTGGAAGAACGCCGGCACGAACCGGTGCGATTGCCCGACCGCCGAACCAAACACTTTTGA